A genomic stretch from Myxocyprinus asiaticus isolate MX2 ecotype Aquarium Trade chromosome 24, UBuf_Myxa_2, whole genome shotgun sequence includes:
- the LOC127415024 gene encoding leucine-rich repeat neuronal protein 1-like gives MERTAISTSLLTVCFILAVCRCSLAIPFCPAQCVCETRPWYTPQSVYHQAKTVDCNELHLSRIPWNISIDTQVLLLQSNNISRVTSELQSLVNLTELDLSQNHFTQIQDVGLSNLSQLVTLYLEENQIKELPDLCLKDLVNLEELYINHNQISSIGPNAFSGLTNLLRLHLNSNKLIAIDSHWFESLPNLEILMIGENPILGLQDMNFRPLSKLHSLVLAGMGLREIPEGAFQGLEYLESLSFFDNKLTAVPKKALRVLPSLKFLDLNKNPIVRILEGDFRDFPHLEELSLNSMEELVAVEKGAFSNLPQMAKLELYNNPHLFFIDRAAFLNMRGLRTLLVHNNDLTLFPHEIISAFPSLDEISLHSNPLRCDCLANWGPVLGNQSSLKLLESQITLCASPPHLVGQSLQEVVSASWNGASNTCLPLISQHAFPLQLNVTIGQLLTLSCWAVADPAPQFYWVTPTGDKVTSEAVSPSLNEGAGTTKKHRMQDQGALEISHIEPEDDGLYTCVAWNSEGADTRSVSVYVDKSNWHGESHSRSHHGMVNTTGSLVVQAKIVHAQSVVLEWKVHPSVRFSNHEVTQPKWLSATVKIDNPQISYTAMVPVDVQEYNLTHLLPSTEYQVCLTMAAMEQTQHSCINVTTKEASFAVEMVAQQTNVALAAVMGSMFAICIMALLVFYMGRRMKQKSCHHSLKKYMQHTTSIPLNELYPPLINLWENETEKEKEGSTDPQNSQIDTSKTYMW, from the coding sequence ATGGAGAGAACTGCCATTTCCACTTCACTGCTCACAGTCTGCTTTATTTTGGCTGTGTGTCGTTGTTCCCTTGCAATTCCCTTCTGCCCTGCCCAGTGTGTCTGTGAGACCCGCCCATGGTACACGCCTCAGTCGGTCTACCATCAAGCCAAGACTGTTGACTGCAACGAACTCCATTTGAGCCGAATTCCATGGAATATATCCATTGATACTCAGGTGCTACTTCTTCAGAGCAACAACATCTCTAGGGTAACCTCAGAGCTCCAGAGCTTGGTCAACCTCACGGAATTGGATCTCTCTCAGAATCACTTTACACAAATCCAAGACGTTGGCTTGAGTAACCTGTCCCAACTAGTCACGCTCTACCTTGAGGAAAACCAGATTAAAGAGCTGCCTGATTTGTGTCTAAAGGATCTAGTCAACTTAGAGGAGCTTTACATTAACCATAATCAGATCTCTTCGATTGGTCCCAATGCATTTTCAGGGTTGACGAACCTGCTAAGGCTTCACCTCAACTCAAACAAACTTATCGCGATAGACAGCCATTGGTTTGAATCCCTACCCAACCTGGAAATCCTAATGATTGGGGAAAATCCTATTCTTGGCTTACAGGACATGAACTTCCGTCCCCTCTCAAAATTGCACAGTTTGGTGCTAGCGGGAATGGGACTCAGGGAAATCCCAGAGGGTGCTTTCCAGGGTTTAGAGTATCTCGAAAGTCTCTCGTTCTTCGATAACAAGCTCACGGCAGTGCCAAAAAAAGCCCTGCGTGTTCTACCCAGCCTCAAGTTTCTCGACCTTAACAAGAATCCTATCGTCCGTATCCTGGAAGGTGACTTCCGTGACTTTCCGCACTTAGAGGAACTCAGTCTGAACAGCATGGAGGAACTTGTAGCAGTGGAAAAGGGCGCATTCTCCAACCTACCGCAAATGGCCAAACTAGAGCTCTACAACAACCCTCACCTGTTCTTTATAGACCGTGCCGCATTCCTGAACATGCGTGGCTTGCGTACCTTACTGGTCCATAATAACGACCTCACATTATTTCCCCATGAGATTATTTCTGCCTTCCCCAGTCTAGATGAAATCAGTCTTCATAGCAACCCACTCAGGTGCGATTGTCTCGCCAATTGGGGCCCAGTCCTGGGCAATCAATCGAGCCTTAAGCTTTTGGAATCCCAGATTACTCTCTGTGCCTCCCCACCACATCTCGTTGGTCAGTCCCTTCAAGAAGTGGTGTCTGCAAGTTGGAATGGGGCAAGCAATACCTGTCTGCCTCTAATTTCTCAACATGCCTTCCCTCTGCAACTCAACGTCACCATCGGCCAGCTTCTAACGCTCAGCTGTTGGGCCGTTGCGGATCCTGCACCTCAGTTTTACTGGGTGACACCCACCGGCGACAAGGTCACTTCGGAAGCCGTTTCGCCATCCTTAAATGAGGGTGCAGGAACCACGAAGAAGCACCGGATGCAAGACCAAGGCGCTCTAGAGATCTCACACATAGAACCGGAGGACGATGGCCTCTACACATGTGTTGCTTGGAACAGCGAAGGGGCAGACACTCGGAGTGTCTCCGTTTATGTGGATAAGAGTAACTGGCATGGTGAAAGCCATAGCAGGAGCCATCACGGCATGGTGAACACTACAGGATCCTTGGTAGTCCAGGCGAAAATCGTCCATGCTCAGTCCGTGGTGCTAGAATGGAAGGTGCATCCTTCTGTGCGATTTTCCAACCATGAGGTGACGCAACCGAAGTGGCTCAGTGCTACCGTCAAGATTGACAATCCACAGATTAGCTACACGGCAATGGTGCCAGTAGATGTTCAAGAATACAATCTCACACACCTTCTACCTTCAACAGAGTACCAAGTTTGCCTAACTATGGCCGCCATGGAGCAAACCCAACACTCTTGCATCAACGTGACCACCAAAGAGGCCAGCTTTGCTGTGGAGATGGTTGCTCAGCAGACCAATGTAGCTCTAGCGGCAGTGATGGGCTCAATGTTTGCCATCTGCATCATGGCTCTGCTGGTGTTCTACATGGGAAGGCGTATGAAGCAGAAATCTTGCCATCATTCTCTGAAGAAATACATGCAGCACACCACCTCCATTCCTTTGAACGAGCTCTATCCACCTCTCATTAACCTCTGGGAGAACGAGACggaaaaagagaaagagggatCCACTGATCCTCAAAACTCACAGATAGACACCTCAAAAACATACATGTGGTAG